A part of Rhinolophus ferrumequinum isolate MPI-CBG mRhiFer1 chromosome 11, mRhiFer1_v1.p, whole genome shotgun sequence genomic DNA contains:
- the CNGA4 gene encoding cyclic nucleotide-gated cation channel alpha-4, producing MSQDSKVKTTESSPSAPSKARKSLPVLDPSGDYYYWWLNTMLFPVMYNLIIIVCRACFPDLQHGYLVAWFVLDYTSDLLYLLDVVVRFYTGFLDQGILVVDKGRISSRYVRTWSFLLDLASLLPTDVAYVHLGVHTPMLRLNRFLRAPRLFEAFDRTETRTAYPNAFRIAKLMLYIFVVIHWNSCLYFALSQYLGFGRDAWVYPDPAQPGFERLRRQYLYSFYFSTLILTTVGDTPLPAREEEYLFMVGDFLLAVMGFATIMGSMSSVIYNMNTADAAFYPDHALVKKYMKLQHVNRWLERRVIDWYQHLQINKKMTNEVAILQHLPERLRAEVAVSVHLSTLSRVQIFQNCEASLLEELVLKLQPQTYSPGEYVCRKGDIGREMYIIREGQLAVVADDGVTQYAVLGAGLYFGEISIINIKGNMSGNRRTANIKSLGYSDLFCLSKEDLREVLSEYPQAQAVMEEKGREILLKMNKLDVNAEAAEIALQEATESRLRGLDQQLDDLQTKFARLLAELESSALKLAYRIERLEWQTQEWPVPEETAEAEADDEGEPGEGTSKRGEDKPGQKGTPGPE from the exons ATGAGCCAGGACAGCAAAGTGAAGACGACCGAGTCCAGCCCCTCTGCCCCATCCAAGGCCAG GAAGTCGCTGCCAGTCCTGGACCCATCTGGGGATTACTACTACTGGTGGCTGAACACAATGCTCTTCCCAGTGATGTATAACCTCATCATCATCGTGTGCAG AGCCTGCTTTCCTGACTTACAGCACGGTTACCTGGTGGCCTGGTTTGTGCTGGACTACACGAGTGATCTGCTGTACCTACTGGACGTCGTGGTGCGCTTCTACACGG gATTCTTGGACCAGGGCATCCTGGTGGTGGACAAGGGTAGGATATCGAGTCGCTACGTTCGCACCTGGAGCTTCCTCTTGGACCTGGCTTCGCTGTTGCCCACTGACGTGGCCTACGTGCATCTAGGCGTGCACACACCCATGCTGAGGCTGAACCGCTTTCTGCGTGCGCCCCGCCTCTTTGAGGCCTTTGATCGCACAGAAACCCGCACAGCTTACCCAAACGCCTTTCGCATCGCCAAGCTGATGCTCTACATTTTTGTGGTCATCCACTGGAACAGTTGCCTCTACTTTGCCCTGTCCCAGTACCTGGGCTTCGGGCGTGACGCCTGGGTGTACCCGGACCCTGCTCAGCCTGGCTTTGAGCGCCTTCGGCGCCAGTATCTCTACAGCTTTTACTTCTCCACGCTGATCCTGACCACCGTAGGCGATACGCCGCTGCCAGCGCGGGAGGAGGAGTACCTCTTCATGGTGGGCGACTTCCTGCTGGCTGTCATGGGTTTCGCCACCATCATGGGTAGCATGAGCTCTGTCATCTACAACATGAACACTGCAGATGCGGCTTTCTACCCGGACCACGCGCTGGTGAAGAAGTACATGAAGCTGCAGCACGTCAACCGCTGGCTGGAGCGGCGAGTTATTGACTG GTACCAGCACCTGCAGATCAACAAGAAGATGACCAATGAGGTAGCCATCTTACAGCACCTGCCCGAGAGGCTGCGGGCAGAAGTTGCTGTGTCTGTACACCTGTCTACTCTGAGCCGGGTACAGatcttccagaactgtgaagcCAGCCTGCTGGAAGAGCTGGTGCTGAAGCTGCAACCTCAGACTTACTCACCAGGTGAATATGTCTGCCGCAAGGGCGACATTGGCCGAGAGATGTACATCATTCGCGAGGGTCAGCTGGCCGTGGTGGCAGATGATGGCGTCACACAGTATGCTGTGCTGGGTGCAGGCCTCTACTTCGGGGAGATCAGCATCATCAACATCAAAG GGAACATGTCTGGGAACCGCCGAACAGCCAACATCAAGAGTCTAGGTTATTCGGACCTGTTTTGCCTGAGCAAGGAGGACCTGCGGGAAGTGCTGAGTGAGTATCCACAGGCCCAGGCTGTCATGGAGGAAAAGGGCCGTGAGATCCTGCTCAAAATGAACAAATTGGACGTAAATGCTGAGGCAGCTGAGATCGCCCTGCAGGAGGCCACGGAATCCCGGCTGCGAGGCCTTGACCAGCAGCTGGATGATCTGCAGACCAAGTTTGCTCGCCTCCTGGCTGAGCTGGAGTCCAGCGCACTCAAGCTTGCTTATCGTATCGAACGGCTGGAGTGGCAGACTCAAGAGTGGCCAGTTCCTGAGGAAACAGCCGAAGCCGAAGCCGATGATGAGGGCGAGCCTGGGGAGGGAACTTCCAAGCGTGGAGAGGACAAGCctggccaaaaaggaaccccggGCCCAGAGTGA